One Alkalicoccus halolimnae DNA segment encodes these proteins:
- a CDS encoding DUF2382 domain-containing protein produces MSNKVVGVYETEAEVVEAVNRVKQEGYTPESISILANEHQETALIKRETDVDIETRHQGEEGKEEGPGLLEKVKAAFTGNGPEETDSSDYKSRLKDLGLSDSEVEKQELNIKNGKIVVLAPDIKPGRHPDDTAAGAGIGTEPADSHSSASSDLKAPGLDDSPYAKEEEVETPLRGEGTHRAGDPLKDPNKAETLHGTSSRSGEKTDEEQKVRLWEEDLEVEKEEVQAGEAHVKKTVHEETKNVEVPVSREELHVERRPVSGEEAHQGAEGEFKEEEIHIPLKEEKVEVTKKPVVKEEVKIRKDKVEETEHAAEEVKREQLDISEDKRDDSDRR; encoded by the coding sequence ATGAGTAATAAAGTAGTTGGTGTTTATGAAACAGAAGCAGAAGTTGTGGAAGCTGTTAACAGAGTGAAACAGGAAGGATATACACCGGAAAGCATTTCTATTCTGGCAAACGAACATCAGGAGACTGCTTTGATCAAGCGGGAAACAGATGTCGATATAGAAACCCGCCATCAAGGGGAAGAAGGGAAAGAGGAAGGTCCGGGTCTGTTGGAAAAGGTAAAAGCCGCCTTTACCGGCAATGGGCCTGAGGAAACCGATTCTTCTGATTATAAATCCAGGCTGAAAGACCTTGGGTTATCCGATTCGGAAGTGGAAAAACAGGAATTAAACATTAAGAACGGGAAAATTGTCGTTCTGGCTCCTGATATTAAACCAGGCAGACATCCTGATGATACAGCCGCAGGCGCTGGAATTGGAACAGAACCTGCAGATTCACATTCCAGCGCTTCCTCAGACCTGAAAGCGCCGGGTCTGGATGACAGCCCGTATGCAAAAGAAGAAGAAGTAGAAACTCCTCTCCGCGGAGAAGGGACGCATCGTGCTGGAGATCCTTTAAAAGATCCAAACAAGGCTGAAACGTTACATGGAACCTCATCCAGATCAGGAGAAAAAACAGACGAAGAGCAGAAGGTTCGTCTTTGGGAGGAAGACCTGGAAGTGGAGAAAGAAGAAGTTCAGGCAGGAGAAGCACATGTAAAAAAGACCGTGCATGAAGAAACGAAGAACGTGGAAGTCCCCGTTTCACGTGAAGAGCTGCACGTGGAAAGAAGGCCTGTATCCGGTGAAGAGGCTCATCAGGGAGCGGAAGGAGAATTTAAAGAGGAAGAAATCCACATTCCTTTAAAAGAAGAAAAAGTAGAAGTCACGAAAAAGCCTGTAGTGAAAGAAGAAGTGAAAATCAGAAAGGATAAAGTGGAAGAAACGGAACATGCTGCTGAGGAAGTAAAGCGGGAACAGCTTGACATCAGTGAGGATAAACGGGATGACTCTGACCGCCGCTGA
- a CDS encoding rhomboid family intramembrane serine protease: MNGENYFSAAYGTLAIISANILFFILLNNFSWAAEAFLLYPDISIMINRPWTLLTVFFSHELSIHLLLNMFLVIVFGIRLERITNVKTVLFTYFICGFFGSLSILLTAPLVGWNPSVPTVGASAAAFGLVAAFTFLQTDAKVLQSKAKYWLIALFAANAMITLFSPSVSIGGPAHAVGIAAGLAYGYLYKNQFVN; this comes from the coding sequence ATGAATGGAGAGAATTATTTTTCTGCTGCCTATGGTACCTTAGCCATCATCTCTGCAAATATTCTCTTTTTTATCCTTTTAAATAATTTCTCGTGGGCCGCTGAAGCTTTTCTCCTTTACCCGGATATAAGCATCATGATAAACAGGCCGTGGACGTTACTTACCGTTTTCTTTTCCCACGAGCTTTCTATCCATCTTCTCCTTAACATGTTTCTCGTCATCGTATTCGGTATCCGGCTGGAAAGAATAACCAATGTGAAAACTGTCCTTTTCACTTATTTTATTTGTGGGTTTTTCGGCAGTCTGTCCATCCTGTTAACGGCACCGCTCGTCGGCTGGAATCCTTCTGTCCCAACAGTCGGAGCATCTGCGGCAGCTTTTGGATTAGTGGCAGCTTTTACTTTTCTTCAGACTGATGCAAAGGTTTTACAATCGAAGGCAAAATACTGGCTCATCGCTTTGTTCGCTGCAAATGCCATGATCACTTTATTTAGCCCCTCCGTTTCGATTGGGGGACCTGCACACGCCGTCGGTATAGCAGCAGGGCTTGCGTATGGATATTTATATAAAAATCAATTCGTCAATTAA
- the sdhB gene encoding succinate dehydrogenase iron-sulfur subunit — protein MDADRHVRLVITRRDHPEAPSYTETFDIPYRPNMNVISALMKIRENPVTAEGEKTTPVAWDMSCLEEVCGACSMVINGWAEQSCASLIDKLDQPIHLAPMKTFPVVRDLIVDRSQMFESLKKVKAWIPIDGTHDLGPGPRMAENKRRWAYELSKCMTCGVCLEACPNVNDQSKFIGPAAAIQPRLFNAHPTGKMHKGERLRALMGEGGLQDCGNSQNCVESCPKNIPITTSIAALNRDMTIQSFRDFFGSDD, from the coding sequence GTGGATGCAGATCGGCATGTACGTTTAGTTATCACAAGACGAGATCATCCGGAAGCCCCGTCGTATACCGAAACCTTTGATATTCCCTATCGGCCGAATATGAATGTCATCAGTGCCTTAATGAAAATCCGTGAGAATCCCGTCACAGCCGAGGGAGAGAAAACCACTCCCGTTGCCTGGGACATGAGCTGTTTAGAAGAAGTATGCGGAGCCTGTTCGATGGTAATCAACGGCTGGGCCGAGCAGTCGTGCGCATCACTGATTGACAAACTGGATCAACCGATCCATCTGGCACCGATGAAAACATTTCCTGTCGTCCGTGACCTCATCGTGGACCGCAGTCAAATGTTTGAGTCCTTGAAAAAAGTGAAAGCCTGGATCCCCATTGACGGCACCCATGACCTTGGTCCCGGTCCGCGTATGGCTGAAAACAAGCGGCGGTGGGCATATGAACTCTCGAAATGTATGACCTGCGGCGTCTGCCTGGAAGCCTGCCCGAATGTTAACGATCAGTCCAAATTTATAGGACCAGCCGCAGCTATTCAGCCCCGGCTTTTTAATGCACATCCTACAGGAAAAATGCATAAAGGGGAACGTCTGCGTGCTCTTATGGGCGAAGGTGGACTGCAGGATTGTGGAAATTCACAAAACTGTGTAGAATCCTGTCCGAAAAATATTCCAATTACAACATCCATCGCCGCACTTAACCGCGATATGACGATTCAGTCTTTCCGCGATTTTTTCGGCAGTGATGATTAA
- a CDS encoding GNAT family N-acetyltransferase has protein sequence MSITFHLLQNNDFGLDQIRKLNELYAEAFEEEEMYRGNKPSDLYLKKLLSKEGIIVCTATSGEQVVGGLTAYTMDKLEEETLEMYVYDLAVDARFRRRKIATRLLELLLEEAKRLDASAVFIQAEQDDAPAVALYESMGERETAYHYDIYLKKKEK, from the coding sequence ATGTCTATTACGTTCCACCTGCTGCAGAACAACGATTTCGGCCTGGATCAGATAAGGAAATTGAACGAGCTTTATGCGGAAGCTTTTGAAGAAGAAGAGATGTACAGAGGAAATAAACCGTCGGATCTCTACCTTAAGAAGCTGCTTTCCAAAGAAGGTATCATCGTCTGTACAGCCACATCCGGTGAGCAGGTGGTCGGCGGACTCACGGCATACACCATGGATAAACTGGAAGAGGAAACCCTCGAAATGTACGTGTATGATCTCGCCGTCGATGCCCGGTTCCGAAGGCGGAAAATTGCCACGCGTCTGCTGGAACTTCTTCTGGAAGAAGCGAAGCGTCTCGATGCTTCCGCCGTTTTCATTCAGGCAGAACAGGACGACGCCCCCGCTGTTGCCCTGTATGAATCGATGGGAGAGAGGGAAACAGCGTATCATTATGATATTTATTTGAAGAAGAAAGAAAAGTAA
- a CDS encoding ASCH domain-containing protein → MNEGSISRMWEDYKKNNPDAPDTYEAWAFGDSKEMADELAELVKSGTKTATASNYSLYGDDEPLPYSGMHNIVLDGEGTAAAVIVTTTVDIVPFDEVTEEHAWLEGEGERTLAQWRRDHEAFFKREFAESREDFHEKMPVVCERFKLVYK, encoded by the coding sequence ATGAACGAAGGATCCATCTCCCGCATGTGGGAGGACTATAAGAAAAATAACCCGGACGCGCCGGATACGTACGAAGCGTGGGCTTTCGGCGACTCCAAAGAAATGGCCGATGAACTTGCGGAGCTCGTGAAAAGCGGCACCAAAACTGCAACGGCATCCAATTATTCGCTGTACGGTGACGACGAGCCGCTCCCGTACAGCGGGATGCACAATATCGTTCTGGACGGCGAGGGAACAGCCGCGGCGGTCATCGTTACGACGACCGTCGATATCGTTCCTTTCGATGAAGTGACGGAAGAACATGCCTGGCTGGAAGGGGAGGGAGAGCGGACGCTTGCTCAATGGCGCCGGGATCACGAAGCCTTTTTCAAAAGAGAGTTTGCAGAAAGCAGGGAAGACTTCCACGAGAAAATGCCTGTCGTCTGCGAACGGTTTAAGCTCGTTTATAAATAA